A stretch of Lactuca sativa cultivar Salinas chromosome 6, Lsat_Salinas_v11, whole genome shotgun sequence DNA encodes these proteins:
- the LOC111887534 gene encoding 60S acidic ribosomal protein P0, with translation MEASKFVTEKKKGERRLTGGYIKLLSTRMYFKKTGSKASQILILLFVGSVGLIFTKRDLKEVSEEVAKYKVGAPMHVGLVAPMDTVLNIPNKINKGIVEITTHIELIKKGDNVGSFEAVLLDKLGIMLFSYGLIVVTVYDNGSVFRHEVLDLTEEDLIEKFALCVLEC, from the exons ATGGAGGCTTCTAAGTTTGTAACGGAGAAGAAGAAAGGCGAAAGGAGGCTTACCGGAGGTTATATCAAATTGCTCTCAACCAGGATGTATTTCAAGAAAACTGGAAGCAAGGCTTCCCAGATTCTAATCCTTTTATTTGTTGGGAGTGTTGGCCTAATCTTCACAAAGAGAGACTTGAAAGAAGTCAGTGAAGAAGTTGCCAAGTATAAGGTCGGAGCTCCTATGCATGTTGGACTTGTGGCTCCGATGGATACG GTTCTTAACATTCCCAACAAGATTAACAAAGGTATTGTGGAAATCACCACCCATATTGAGCTCATCAAGAAGGGTGATAATGTGGGATCTTTCGAAGCTGTACTCCTGGACAAACTTGGCATCATGCTATTCTCATATGGTCTTATTGTTGTTACTGTGTATGACAATGGATCTGTATTTCGCCATGAGGTTCTTGATTTGACCGAAGAAGACTTGATTGAAAAGTTTGCTCTGTGTGTTTTAGAGTGTTAA